CGGGGGAGATGCTGCCCCATGACGTGGATCTGATGGCGGCGCGGCTGGAGCGGCAGGTCCTGGTCCAGGCGCGGGATGTGGCCGGGCCCGAGGACGAAACCGGGCAGCTGTCGAGCGGTCCGCCCGTGGAGCCGTCGGTCATGACGCGGCTGGTGGAACGGGCCCTGTTTTCGGGCGCGACGGCGGTGGAACCCTTCGGTCATCCGGATGCGAGCGGCCCGGTCACCGGGCTGCTGTTCGCGATTCCGGTCCGCACCGGCGGCAGGGTCGGCGGGCTGGACGTGGTGATCGGCCTGATCGACGCCATGCGGCTGGTCGACGATGTCGGCCGGCGCACCGACGATCTGACCCGCGCCGGCAAGCTCAGCCTGCGGCCGATCGAGCGCCTGCCCTCGGCTGCCGCCGTGTCACCGAGAATTTATGACCGCATGCCGGAAGGATCCGATCCCTCGGCCTGGACCCGGGTCCGGGCGGTGGAGGTCGGCGACCGGCTGTTCCGGATCAAGATCGCGGCCGGCAGCGACATGCCCGGGCGCTGGACGATCGAAGTGCCGGCGCTGGCCGTGCTGCTGGCCGGCTTTGCCGTGACCGGCATGGCTGCCGGGCTGCTGCGGCGCACCCAGCGGCGCGCTGCGATGCTGGAAGACGCGCGGGCGGGCAATCTGGCCACCCTGCGTCAGCTGGAGGCCGAAATCATGGCCCATGACGACACCGAGCGGCGGCTGGTGGAGACGGTGGAGCGCCTGGCGATCAGCGAGCGCCGCTTCCGCAGCACTTTCGATCATGCGGCCGTGGGCATCGCCCATCTGAGCCCGGCCGGCACGATCGAGCGCAGCAACAGCCGCTTCGCCACCATTTTCGGCCTGTCGACCCAGACCCTGCGCGGGCGGCGGGTGGATGATTTCGTCCATCCCGACGACCGCCCGGACTGGACGGTCGGGGTGACCGCCCTGCTTTCGGGGCAGACGGATGTGCTGTCGACCGACTGCCGGGTGATCCGCGCCGGCGAAGCGATCTGGCTGCGGGTGACGGCAAGCCTGGTGCGCGACACGCTCGCGGGCGGCGACGACCGCCTCAACCACGTCATCATCGTGGTCGACGACGTGACCGAGCAGACCGTGATGATGCGCCGGTTGAGCCTGAGCGAGCGCAGCCTGGCCTCGGCCCAGCGCGTTGCCGGCCTCGGCATCGTCGAATGGGATCCGGCGACGGATACGGTGTGGTGGTCGGCCGAAACCTACCGGCTGTTCGATCGTCCGCCCGCTTCCGGCCCGCTGCCCTTCGAACGGCTGGCGGAATATGTCGTGGCCGAAGACATGGCGCTGCTCGACCGGGCGCTGGCCCATACGGTGGAAAGCGGCGCACCGCTGCGCATGGATCTGCGCATCCGCCGTCCGGGGGAGGAGCCGCGCTGGCTGCGGGTGGAAGGCGCCATGGAGGTGGATGGCGGCCGGCGGGTGCTGCTGGCCGCCCTGCTGGACGCCACCGCCGACCGGGTCGCCGCCCAGACCCTGCGCCGCGCCAAGGAACAGGCCGAGGCTGCGAACGAGGCCAAGTCGATCTTCCTGGCCAATATGAGCCACGAACTGCGCACGCCGCTGAATGCGATCATCGGCTTTACCGAAGCCATGCTCGGCGGGCTGGGCGGCGCGCCGTCTGACCGGCATCGCGGCTATCTGGCCGATGTGCTGTCGGCCGGCCGGCATCTTCTGGGGGTGATCGAGAGCATTCTGGACCTGTCGAAGATCGAGGCGGGCAAGGCCCGGCTGGATGAAAGCCATGCCGATCTGGGCGCCATCGGCCGCGAGGCGGTACGGCTGATCACGCCGCAGGCGGAGACGCGCGGGGTGGAGGTTTCTCTCGACCTGCCCGATCCGGCGCCGGTGGTGCTGGCCGACCGGCTGAAGCTCCGCCAGCTGGTGCTGAACCTGCTGTCGAATGCGGTGAAGTTCAGCGACACCGGCGGCGCCGTCTCGCTCTCGGTCGTGCGGCGCAAGGAAGGCGGTGTGATGCTGGAGGTCGTGGATGACGGCATCGGGATGGACCCCGAGCAGATCGCCGTCGCCCTGCAACCTTTCGAGCAGCTGGCGGCGGGGCGCGGCCGGGGCGGCGGCACGGGGCTCGGCCTGCCGCTTGCCCGTGCGATCGCCGAACTGCATGGCGGCCGGCTGGAGATTTTGAGCCGCCCGGGCCTCGGCACCACCGTGCGGGTGACCCTGCCCGCAGAGCGCACGCTGGGCCTGGACGGTGCACCCGAGCCGCCGGTCGCGGCCAGAAAGCCGACGAGCCCCGGAGATCTTCCCCCGGGGCCCGCCGGCCGTCTGCATTGATCTGCCGCCCGGGTCAGAAGGGCAGCAGGATGTCCATGACCTGGGTGCCGTAGCGCGGCTGCTGCACGTCCGAGATCTGGCCGCGGCCGCCATAGGCGATGCGGGCCTCGGCGATCTTGTCGTGCGGGATGCTGTTGTCGCCGGCAATGTCTTCCGGCCGGACCACGCCCGCCACCAGGATCTCGCGGACCTCGTAATTCACCCGCATCTCCTGGCGGCCGTTGATGACCAGATTGCCGTTGGGCAGGATCTGGGTCACCACCGCGGCGATCGAGATCGCGACCGCTTCGGTCCGCTGCACGCCGCCCTGGCCGACATTGCTGGTCGACGAACCCAGATCGACCAGGCTGCCCG
Above is a window of Tistrella mobilis DNA encoding:
- a CDS encoding ATP-binding protein; the encoded protein is MSMADPTIAMERRRRRERRWLIVVASLGVVFSIVVWSIARHDRLQASRHAFSEIATATAAAMALDIDRHIGVADDLAALFASSNEVSADEFERYVVSARRRAPAISALAWYRGQIVSPLREVPPTPGEMLPHDVDLMAARLERQVLVQARDVAGPEDETGQLSSGPPVEPSVMTRLVERALFSGATAVEPFGHPDASGPVTGLLFAIPVRTGGRVGGLDVVIGLIDAMRLVDDVGRRTDDLTRAGKLSLRPIERLPSAAAVSPRIYDRMPEGSDPSAWTRVRAVEVGDRLFRIKIAAGSDMPGRWTIEVPALAVLLAGFAVTGMAAGLLRRTQRRAAMLEDARAGNLATLRQLEAEIMAHDDTERRLVETVERLAISERRFRSTFDHAAVGIAHLSPAGTIERSNSRFATIFGLSTQTLRGRRVDDFVHPDDRPDWTVGVTALLSGQTDVLSTDCRVIRAGEAIWLRVTASLVRDTLAGGDDRLNHVIIVVDDVTEQTVMMRRLSLSERSLASAQRVAGLGIVEWDPATDTVWWSAETYRLFDRPPASGPLPFERLAEYVVAEDMALLDRALAHTVESGAPLRMDLRIRRPGEEPRWLRVEGAMEVDGGRRVLLAALLDATADRVAAQTLRRAKEQAEAANEAKSIFLANMSHELRTPLNAIIGFTEAMLGGLGGAPSDRHRGYLADVLSAGRHLLGVIESILDLSKIEAGKARLDESHADLGAIGREAVRLITPQAETRGVEVSLDLPDPAPVVLADRLKLRQLVLNLLSNAVKFSDTGGAVSLSVVRRKEGGVMLEVVDDGIGMDPEQIAVALQPFEQLAAGRGRGGGTGLGLPLARAIAELHGGRLEILSRPGLGTTVRVTLPAERTLGLDGAPEPPVAARKPTSPGDLPPGPAGRLH